The Candidatus Limnocylindrales bacterium genomic sequence GCCACTGCCGTTCGCGTCGCACACGCAGTGGTCGCAGTCGTCGGTGGCGACGGCGATCTTGAGCAGCAGCAGCGCGTCGGCCGACGTGATGTTGGCGTCCCCGTTCATGTCTCCGCAGGCAGCCGCCGGAAGCGTCGTGGTCACGCAGTTCTGGTTCGGCGGGTTCGAACACTGACCCTGCTCGCAGAGGTCGTCCGTGCACGGGTCGCCGTCGTTGCAGTTCTTCGGCGTGAAGCGGCATCCTTCGAGCGTGTCGCAGCTGTCGTTCGTGCAGGAGTTGGAGTCGAAGCACAGCTTGGGCGTATGGTTGCACGAGCCATCGGACGAATCGCACGAATCGATGGTGCACGCGTTGATGTCGTTGCAGTTCTTGGGCGTGAACGTGCATCCGGTCGTGGTGTCGCAGCCGTCGTTGGTGCACGGGTCGCCGTCCAGACAGAGCTTGATACCGTGTTCGCACGCGCCGGTGGACTGGTCGCAGGAGTCGATGTTGCAGGCGTTGCCGTCGTTGCACGACTTCGGCGTATACGTGCAGACACCCTCGCGGTTGCAGGCGTCGCTCGTGCAGGGATTGAAGTCGATGCAGAGCTTGGGCTTGTTCAGGCAGGCGCCGGTCGTCGAGTTGCAACTGTCGATCGTGCACGGATCGAGGTCGTCGCAGTTCTTCGCCGCGTGCGAGCACGTGTGATTAAGGATGTTGCAGGAGTCCTTGGTGCACGCGTCGGCGTCATCGCACTGCGCGCTGCTGGTACAGAAGATCGCGGCCGCGGACGGCTGAGATGACAGCAGCACCCCGAGGCACGCCATCGATGCGAGCACCGTGCACGCACGTGCTGCGCCGCCCATGAACAGGTAGTCGAAAGAACGTCGCATCGCAGAACCTCCGCAGAGCGCCCGCCGCGCCCGTCTGCTCCCCCGAGACGTCTGGCACTCTACGGTGTGACACACGAGAGGCGCAAGACATGCGGCGCACTTTTCCCCGGTCGAGGCGCTGCTGCGCACGAGGCCCCGCGAGCATTTACGCGAGCGAATCGACGAGCCAGTCACGCAGCGCGACGATGCGCGCATCATCGAGCTGCGAAGGCCGGCAGACCAGGTGATACGTCGACGGCGATGCGAGCCGGATGTCGAACGGGACCACGAGCTTGCCGCTCGCGATGCGCTGCGCGCAAAGGAACGGCGCGCACAGCGCGACGCCCTGTGCCGACTCGGCTGCGCTCAGCACGATCGACAGGTGGTCGTACGTGACGATCTTCTTCGGCACGAGGTCGCCCACGCCGGCCGCCTTCAGCCATGCCGGCCACGCATCGGGAATCTGCGTGATACGGATCTGCGTGTGTCCGGCAAGATCGGCCGGAGTACGCAGCGCATGCTCGCCTTCGAGCAGCGCGGGACTGCAGACCGGCAGATACTCGAGATCGACGAGCGGCTCGCCGTGAAGGCCATCCCACGGTCCGCTTCCGAAACGGATCGCGACATCGACGGGATCGCGATCGAAGTCCGCGTACGCGAGCGTTGCCGTCACGTCGAGCTCGATTCCAGGATGCCGGCGTTCGAAGTCCGGAAGATGCGGAATCAGCCACGCTTCGGTGAACGACTGCAGCGCGCTGATGCGAAGCCGCGCCGAGCGCGTCGGCGACAGCGACTGCTGCGCGCGGCGAAGCTCGACGAACACGCGGCGCACGGCGTCGAGATATCGCGTGCCTTGTTCGGTGAGCTCCAGGCCGGGGTTGAGCCGGCGGAACAGGGCGACGCCGAGCTGTTCTTCGAGAGACTGGATGCGACGGCTGAGCGCCGACGGCGAGACATGCAGTGCGTCGGCGGCGTCCTTGAAGCTCAGGCAATCGGCGGCCTTTGCGAAGGCCTGCAGGAACGGCAGCGGTGGGAACTCTTCGGCCATGGCGCCCGGGGATCGATGCCATGAAACCCGTCAGAGGTACAAGCCGGCTGCCCTTGCCGCCCTGAGAGTCATTACAGCCATGAGATTGGCGCTATACGGCTTTGCAGTACAGTCGCGGGATGCTAACGTTTGTCGAGACGCGACTGTTCTCGAAGCTGGTCGAGAAATATCTCGACCCGGACGAATACGCGCTTCTCCAGCTTTGGCTGGCGCTTCATCCGCGAAGCGGCGCCGTGATTCCAGGATCGCGGGGCGTCAGGAAAATTCGATGGAGCGGCAAAGGCCGTGGCAAGAGCGGCGGAATACGAATCATCTACTACCTGAAGACTCTTCACGGCGAGATCTGGATGCTCACGCTGTATGCGAAGAACGAGGCCGAAGATTTGCCGCTGCACATGTTGAGGAAGATCCGGGAGGAGATCGATGGCTGAGAAACGCAGAAATATCGGCGCTGAGATCCTGCAGGGTATCCGCGAGCTCAAAGCAGGAAAGAGGGGCCGGATCAGGACGATTCCGTCGGCTGTACAGGTTCGGAAAAAACTCGGCGTCTCGCAGAGCGAATTTGCTCGCTTGCTTCGTGTATCGTTGCGGACCTTGCAGGACTGGGAGCAGGGACGCCGCGCCCCGTCCGGAGCCGCGCGCACGTTGCTGATGATCGCGGACAAGAACCCGCGAATTCTCTTCGAAGTTTCCTGACGAGGGCGACTCAGGCTTCTTCCGGCGCTTCTTCGAGCACCACCAGCGTGTCGCCGGGGCCGACCATGGAGCCGGCTTCGACCTTGATCGCAACGACGCGGCAGCGGTGCGTTGCGCGCACCGTCATCTCCATCTTCATCGCTTCGAGCAGCAGCAGCGCGCCGTCGGGCTCGACGACGTCGCCGGCGGCGGCCAGAATCTGCAGCACCTTGCCGGGCATCGGGGACGTGACGTTCGGTTCGAACGCGCCGGCGCCGCCCTGATCGGCCGAACCCTCTTCGGCGGGGACGAACTCCCACGCATGACCGGCGTAGGCCGTAAAGACATGGCCGCGTTCGCTGTCGAACAGCACGCGGCGTCGCTTTCCGCCGATCGTCAGTGTGACCGAGCGCTCGTCGATCGCGACGTCGTCGATCGCAACCTCACGGCCGTCGATGGCAACGGTCGTGCGGCCGTCCTTCTCCGTGACGGTCAGGCAGAGGTTGCGCGAGCCTGCACGGAACTGCATCTCCATCGTCAGGCTCCAGCCTTTGCGCGGCCGAGCCGCCACTCGCCGAGGGTGTCCCACGGCGTCGGCATTCGCTCGGATGTGCCGTGTGTCGCGGCGCCGGCGCCGCGGGTCCGGCCGTTGCGCGCAAGCATTGCGACGGCGGCGGCCACGGTGTCGAGCGCTTCGGCATCGTCGGGCTTCCAGCCCTGGTACTCGCTGTCGAGCGTCGTGGTGAAATACTCGGCGCGCGCGAAGCGTTCGCTGCGCAGCAGCTCGATCAGGAATGCCACGTTGGTCGTGAAGCCCGCGATCGGAAAACCTTCGAGCGCTTCGATCATGCGGCGCGTCGCCTGCGTGCGATCCGGGGCCCACGCGATGACCTTGGCGAGCATCGAGTCGTATTCGACCGGCACCTGCCAGCCGTCGCGCAGCGCGGTGTCGACGCGCACGCCGACGCCGCGCGGATGCTCGACGCGGCGAACCAGGCCGAGCGACGGCAGGAAGCCGTTGGCCGGATCTTCCGCGCACACTCGGCATTCGATCGCATGGCCGCGCGGCGATGGCGCTTTCTCCGGAAGCTTCGCGCCGGCGGCGATCTCGAGCTGCCAGCGCACGAGGTCGGTGCTGGTGATCGCTTCGGTCACGGCGTGCTCGACCTGAAGACGCGTGTTCACTTCGAGGAAATAGAAGTTGCCGTCGGGCGCGACGACGAACTCGACGGTGCCGGCTCCGCGATAGCCGATCGACGACGCAAGGCCCGCGGCGGCCGAGCCCATCTTCTCGCGCATGTCGGCGCTGACGACGGGCGAGGGCGCTTCCTCGATGATCTTCTGGTGGCGGCGCTGCACGGAGCACTCGCGCTCGCCGAGATGCAGCACGTGGCCGTGCGTGTCGCCGAAGACCTGGATCTCGATGTGGCGCGGGCCGACGACGAACTTCTCCATGTAGACGCGCGCGTCGCCGAACGCGGAGCCGGCTTCGCGTTCGGCGGAGCGGATGGCGTCGGCGAGCGATGCGGCGTCGTCGACGCGGCGCATGCCGCGACCGCCGCCGCCGGCTGCGGCCTTGACGAGCACCGGGAAGCCGAGCGCTTCGGCGGCCTCGCGATTGCGGCCTTCGTCGGTCGTGACCTCGGCGGACGGGAGCACCGGAACGCCGGCGCGCTCGGCTGCGGTGCGTGCGCGGATCTTGTCGCCCATCGCGTCGATCGCGTCGGGCGTGGGGCCGACGAACGTCAGGCCTGCCTCTTCGACGCGGCGGGCGAACGACGCGTTCTCGGCGAGAAAGCCGTAGCCCGGATGGATCGCGTCGGCGCCGGTCGTGCGCGCGGCGGCGAGGATCTTGTCGACGTCGAGATAGCTCTCGGCCGACGTCCGGCCGCCGAGCGCGACGGCTTCGTCGCATGCGCGCACGTGCTCGCCGTCGGTGTCGGGCTCGGAGTGGATCGCGACCGTCGCGATCGCCATCTCGCGCGCCGTCTGCGCAATGCGGCACGCGATCTCCGAGCGATTGGCGATGAGCAGCTTTCGAATCGGCTTCGTCATCTCACTCAAGCGTCCATTGATTTCGTTGAGAAAAAATAAATGTACCTGTCCCCATTTTACATTCGGAAGATGCCGAAGGTGGTGGGCTCCGGGGGGCGGTTGAAGGAGGCGGCGAGGGCGAGGGCGAGCGACGAGCGGGTGTCGAGGGGGTCGATGACGCCGTCGTCCCAGAGGCGCGCGGTGCTGTAGTAGGGGCTTCCTTCGCGGTCGTATTTTTCGAGCACGGGGCGTTTGAACTCGGCGCGTTCGGCTTCGCTCATTTCGCGGCCGTCTTTTTCGAGCTGTGCGAGCTTGACCTGCAGCAGCACCGATGCGGCCTGCTCGCCGCCCATCACCGAGATGCGCGAGTTCGGCCACATGAACAACAGGCGCGGGCTGTACGCGCGCCCGCACATGCCGTAGTTGCCGGCGCCGTTGGATGCGCCGATCAGCACGGTGAACTTCGGAACGCGCGTGGTCGCGACGGCGGTCACCATCTTGGCGCCGTCTTTCGCGATACCGCCGGCTTCGTACTCGCGGCCGACGATGAAGCCGGTGATGTTCTGCAGGAACACCAGCGGAATCATGCGCTGCGAGCAGACTTCGATGAAGTGCGTGGCCTTCAGGGCCGATTCCGAGAACAGCACGCCGTTGTTCGCGACGATGCCGATCGGATAGCCGTGCAGCCGCGCGAAGCCGCAGACGACGGTCGGACCGTAACGGGCCTTGAACTCGTGGAAGCGGCTCCCGTCGACCAGCCGCGCGATCACTTCCCGCACATCGTACGGCCGGCGGTTTTCCGGATTGACGATGCCGTAGATCTCGGCCGGGTCGTACGCCGGATCTTCCGGCGTCGACATTTCGAGCGGGCAGCCGAGCGAGCGCGGCAGGCTCTCGAAGATCTGGCGCGCAATGCGGATGGCATCCTGGTCGTCTTCGGCGAGATGGTCGGACACGCCGG encodes the following:
- a CDS encoding dockerin type I repeat-containing protein — its product is MRRSFDYLFMGGAARACTVLASMACLGVLLSSQPSAAAIFCTSSAQCDDADACTKDSCNILNHTCSHAAKNCDDLDPCTIDSCNSTTGACLNKPKLCIDFNPCTSDACNREGVCTYTPKSCNDGNACNIDSCDQSTGACEHGIKLCLDGDPCTNDGCDTTTGCTFTPKNCNDINACTIDSCDSSDGSCNHTPKLCFDSNSCTNDSCDTLEGCRFTPKNCNDGDPCTDDLCEQGQCSNPPNQNCVTTTLPAAACGDMNGDANITSADALLLLKIAVATDDCDHCVCDANGSGDVTAGDSLLVLRYAVSLPVTLDCPCANS
- the gcvA gene encoding transcriptional regulator GcvA, which codes for MAEEFPPLPFLQAFAKAADCLSFKDAADALHVSPSALSRRIQSLEEQLGVALFRRLNPGLELTEQGTRYLDAVRRVFVELRRAQQSLSPTRSARLRISALQSFTEAWLIPHLPDFERRHPGIELDVTATLAYADFDRDPVDVAIRFGSGPWDGLHGEPLVDLEYLPVCSPALLEGEHALRTPADLAGHTQIRITQIPDAWPAWLKAAGVGDLVPKKIVTYDHLSIVLSAAESAQGVALCAPFLCAQRIASGKLVVPFDIRLASPSTYHLVCRPSQLDDARIVALRDWLVDSLA
- a CDS encoding helix-turn-helix domain-containing protein yields the protein MAEKRRNIGAEILQGIRELKAGKRGRIRTIPSAVQVRKKLGVSQSEFARLLRVSLRTLQDWEQGRRAPSGAARTLLMIADKNPRILFEVS
- a CDS encoding biotin/lipoyl-containing protein — protein: MEMQFRAGSRNLCLTVTEKDGRTTVAIDGREVAIDDVAIDERSVTLTIGGKRRRVLFDSERGHVFTAYAGHAWEFVPAEEGSADQGGAGAFEPNVTSPMPGKVLQILAAAGDVVEPDGALLLLEAMKMEMTVRATHRCRVVAIKVEAGSMVGPGDTLVVLEEAPEEA
- a CDS encoding biotin carboxylase N-terminal domain-containing protein, which encodes MTKPIRKLLIANRSEIACRIAQTAREMAIATVAIHSEPDTDGEHVRACDEAVALGGRTSAESYLDVDKILAAARTTGADAIHPGYGFLAENASFARRVEEAGLTFVGPTPDAIDAMGDKIRARTAAERAGVPVLPSAEVTTDEGRNREAAEALGFPVLVKAAAGGGGRGMRRVDDAASLADAIRSAEREAGSAFGDARVYMEKFVVGPRHIEIQVFGDTHGHVLHLGERECSVQRRHQKIIEEAPSPVVSADMREKMGSAAAGLASSIGYRGAGTVEFVVAPDGNFYFLEVNTRLQVEHAVTEAITSTDLVRWQLEIAAGAKLPEKAPSPRGHAIECRVCAEDPANGFLPSLGLVRRVEHPRGVGVRVDTALRDGWQVPVEYDSMLAKVIAWAPDRTQATRRMIEALEGFPIAGFTTNVAFLIELLRSERFARAEYFTTTLDSEYQGWKPDDAEALDTVAAAVAMLARNGRTRGAGAATHGTSERMPTPWDTLGEWRLGRAKAGA
- a CDS encoding carboxyl transferase domain-containing protein; its protein translation is MRKLTSQIRTTSPEFQENKARMEALAADLRARLEAARRGGPESSRKLHTSRGKLLPRERVERLLDPGSPFLELSPLAAGGLYDDQAPGAGILTGIGTIHGRHCVVVANDATVKGGTYFPMTVKKHVRAQEIALENRLPCVYLVDSGGAFLPMQDDVFPDRDHFGRIFYNQANMSALGIPQVALVLGSCTAGGAYVPAMSDETVIVREQGTIFLAGPPLVKAATGEEVTAEDLGGGALHTGTSGVSDHLAEDDQDAIRIARQIFESLPRSLGCPLEMSTPEDPAYDPAEIYGIVNPENRRPYDVREVIARLVDGSRFHEFKARYGPTVVCGFARLHGYPIGIVANNGVLFSESALKATHFIEVCSQRMIPLVFLQNITGFIVGREYEAGGIAKDGAKMVTAVATTRVPKFTVLIGASNGAGNYGMCGRAYSPRLLFMWPNSRISVMGGEQAASVLLQVKLAQLEKDGREMSEAERAEFKRPVLEKYDREGSPYYSTARLWDDGVIDPLDTRSSLALALAASFNRPPEPTTFGIFRM